Proteins encoded in a region of the Quercus lobata isolate SW786 chromosome 8, ValleyOak3.0 Primary Assembly, whole genome shotgun sequence genome:
- the LOC115956551 gene encoding uncharacterized protein LOC115956551, which translates to MAMRWFDALKPNSIDSFKQLTQAFDSRFITSSKVPRPLDSLLSLSMQEGETLKAYSDRYWEMYNEIEGNYDDVVISTFKRDLSIEHGLRKSLIGKPVTSVRQFMDKIDKYKRVEEDKQMGKGKAKVVPQERRDFRLNRFNSNNMPKRDYAEQSGSTGAQAVHAVFREPLHKILEKVKCEPFFQWPNRMAGDPSKRNQNLYCAYHQEPGHTANDCRNLKNHLDRLVREGKLRHLLHRPEGWQEQSNIETRQSTLRPPIGTINVILVAPGRTDSNPFRVMSVSRFPTELDDRESKRARVSATPLIGFSEEDKQGTLQPHDDALVVTLRIGGYDVKRVLVDQGSAVEVMYPNLYKGLNLKPEDLSPYDSPLVSFEGKTITPKGMIRLSVQTDSDVVEVNFIVVDVYSLYTAIMARPWLHALGAVPSTLHQKQLKTPVPTAGGGEPVTEVSCEELEKVLVGSDSERFFQIGSELPPQEKSTLIDFLRRNVDVFAWDPYEAPGVDSDLICHHLNVNPTITPKSNLLGDCQKNMQTL; encoded by the exons atggcgatgagatggtttgatgcccTCAAGCCAAATTCCATCGATTCCTTTAAACAGCTGACACAGGCTTTTGACTCCCGCTTCATTACCAGCAGTAAAGTCCCTCGGCCCCTAGATTCCCtcctatccttgtccatgcagGAAGGGGAGACACTGAAGGCCTACTcagataggtactgggaaatgtacAATGAGATAGAAGGAAATTACGATGACGTCGTCATTAGTACGTTCAAAAGGGACCTGTCGATAGAGCAtggcttaagaaagtccctcaTTGGGAAGCCAGTCACTAGCGTGCGCCAATTCATGGACAAaatcgacaagtacaaaagggtcgaggaggacAAGCAGATGGGGAAGGGTaaagcgaaggttgtccctcaggagagAAGGGACTTTAGGTTGAACCGCTTTAACAGCAATAACATGCCGAAAAGAGATTACGCGGAACAGTCTGGATCTACTGGGGCTCaggcagtccatgctgtgttccgagaaccattACATAAGATCCTAGAGAAGGTGAAGTGCGAACCTTTCTTTCAATGGCCGAATAGGATGGCAGGTGACCCCTCGAAGCGTAATCAGAATCTGTATTGCGCGTACCACCAAGAGCCAGGTCACACCGCCAACGATTGCAGGAATCTGAAAAACCATTTAGACCGGCttgtccgagaagggaagttgaggCATCTGTTACATCGCCCTGAAGGATGGCAGGAACAGTCGAATATCGAAACCAGACAAAGTACATTGAGGCCACCCATCggcacaataaatgtcattcttgTCGCACCTGGAAGGACCGATTCCAACCCTTTCAGAGTAATGTCAGTGAGCAGGTTCCCAACTGAGCTAGATGACAGGGAATCCAAGAGAGCCAGAGTGAGTGCCACACCCTTAATCGGGTTCTCGGAGGAGGACAAGCAAGGAACCCTtcaaccccacgatgatgccCTAGTCGTCACGCTCAGAATTGGAGGttatgacgtgaaaagggtgttagttgATCAAGGCAGCGCCGTGGAGGTAATGTACCCTAACTTGTATAAGGGGTTGAACTTGAAACCAGAAGACCTGTCGCCATACGATTCCCCTCTGGTCAGCTTTGAAGGAAAAACCATCACCCCGAAAGGCATGATTAGGCTGTCTGTGCAAACAGACTCAGACGTGGTAGAGGTGAACTTCATTGTGGTAGATGTGTACTCCCTCTACACAGCTATCATGGCCCGACCGTGGCTTCATGCACTAGGGGCTGTGCCAtcaaccttgcaccaaaaa caattaaagacCCCAGTCCCAACTGCGGGTGGTGGAGAACCAGTCACGGAGGTGAGCTGTGAGGAGCTGGAGAAAGTACTCGTCGGATCAGATTCTGAGAGGTTTTTTCAGATCGGCTCAGAATTACCACCACAGGAGAAGTCaacactaattgattttctcCGACGGAATGTGGACGTATTCGCCTGGGATCCCTATGAGGCCCCCGGGGTTGACTCAGATCTCATATGCCATCACCTTAACGTTAACCCGACTATAACGCCTAAAAGCAACCTCCTCGGCGACTGTCAAAAGAACATGCAGACGCTGTGA
- the LOC115956552 gene encoding uncharacterized protein LOC115956552: MPFGFKNAGSTYQRMMTRMFEQQMGKSVEVYIDDMVVKSKLVADHIRNLGEVFQILRKYKLRLNASKCSFGVGSGKFLGYMVTHRGIEVNPDQIRAIHSLQPPRNPKEVQKLTGMIATLNRFISRSADRCRPFFLLLHKWKGFEWTEERALAFQQLKEYLARPPIMSTPDADEVLFAYIAVAFHAVSLVLIREDNGTQRPVYYVSKPLQEAKTRYLPLEKAILAVVQAMRKLPHYFQAHTVVVLTQRGPGPFDIRYMPRTAVKGQVLADLVAEFAEPTLEEREVSGSLSADEKLIGTVSQHEHNWWKAHIDGTANQRVLGVGLVLISLEGITIEKSLRLGFSATNNEAEYEALLKGMSMIRKLGGKFVNIFSDSRLIVGQVNGELEAKDERMQEYLVRAKHLQTHFYHFRLMHVPKSGNTHADSLTTLATSSAQPLPRVILVEDLYPPITKKANGTWVHNVRAGPSWMDPLVQFLKRDTLLDDKVEADKIRRKASRFWLSEDSKLYRRSFSGPYLLCVHPEATELILEELHEGICGSHTGGRSLSHRAITPGYWWLSMHKEALEHVKKCDQCQRFGTPHTLISDNGLQFDSKAFRRYCNELGIINRYSIPAYPQGNGQAEAINKTIVNGLKKRLDDAKGRWVEELAHVLWTYRTTPRRSTGETPFSMTYGAEAVIPLEINFPTLRTTAFSPIANNKLLEKSLDLIKERRESAIVHLAYYQQKLKQGYDAKVKSRPLAPGDLVLRKVLGTTRNPAWGKLGPNLEGPYRITSVAGIGAYFLEDLDEHVVPRPWNLMVE, encoded by the exons atgcccttcggctttAAGAATGCCGGGTCGacttatcaaaggatgatgactaggatgtttgaaCAGCAGATGGGTAAGAGCGTTGAAgtgtatatagatgacatggtggtaaaaagcaaattGGTGGCCGACCACATCAGAAACCTTGGCGAAGTCTTTCAAATTCTGAGAAAGTACAAGCTACGACTGAACgcatccaaatgttcatttggggtgggatcaggaaaattcttaggctATATGGTGACCCACAGAGGAATAGAAGTTAACCCTGACCAAATAAGAGCCATTCATAGCCTGCAGcctcctcggaatcccaaagaagtCCAGAAGCTCACCGGCATGATAGCTACTTTAAATCGTTTCATCTCCCGCTCAGCGGACAGATGTAGGCCTTTCTTCCTCCTATTGCACAAGTGGAAGGGCTTCGAGTGGACTGAGGAGCGTGCTTTAGCTTTCCAACAGCTCAAGGAATACCTCGCTCGACCACCGATTATGTCCACTCCTGATGCCGACGAGGTGTTGTTCGCCTACATCGCAGTAGCCTTTCATGCGGTGAGCTTAGTGCTAatccgagaagacaatggcACGCAGCGACCCgtctattacgtgagcaaaCCGCTGCAGGAGGCAAAGACCCGGTATCTCCCCCTCGAAAAAGCTATCTTGGCTGTCGTACAAGCAATGCGgaagctcccccactattttCAGGCACATACAGTAGTTGTGCTAACTCAACGTGGTCCGGGCCCCTTCGACATCAGATACATGCCTCGCACTGCAGTAAAAGGCCAGGTCCTCGCCGATCTAGTAGCTGAATTTGCGGAGCCCACACTAGAAGAAAGGGAAGTGTCTGGATCGCTAAGTGCTGATGAGAAACTAATCGGCACAGTCTCTCAGCATGAACACAATTGGTGGAAAGCACACATCGATGGTACAGCGAACCAAAGGGTCTTAGGGGTGGGGCTTGTTCTGATCTCTCTCGAAGGGATAACCATAGAAAAGTCGTTGAGGCTCGGATTCTCAGCCAcgaacaacgaagccgagtatgaggcgcTATTGAAGGGAATGTCGATGATCAGAAAATTGGGTGGAAAATTCGTAAACATTTTCTCGGATTCGAGACTCATCGTGGGACAAGTAAACGGGGAGTTGGAGGCaaaggatgaaagaatgcaagagtacctgGTCCGGGCTAAGCACCTGCAGACCCATTTCTATCACTTCCGTTTAATGCATGTACCCAAGAGCGGGAACACCCATGCTGATTCTCTCACAACGCTggccacctcctcggctcagCCACTTCCTCGGGTTATTTTAGTAGAGGATCTCTACCCCCCAATAACAAAGAAGGCTAACGGAACTTGGGTACACAACGTGAGGGCAggacctagctggatggatcctctGGTGCAGTTCTTAAAGCGCGACACCTTGCTAGACGATAAGGTTGAGGCCGACAAAATCAGGAGGAAAGCTTCTCGATTCTGGTTGTCCGAGGACTCCAAACTTTATAGACGCTCGTTCTCAGGGCCATACCTGCTGTGTGTGCACCCAGAGGCTACTGAACTCATCCtggaggagttacatgaaggaatttgcggaAGTCATACGGGGGGTAGGTCCCTGTCCCACAGGGCCATAACGCCGGGTTACTGGTGGCTGAGCATGCATAAAGAGGCTCTGGAAcatgtgaagaagtgcgaccagtgccaaag GTTTGGGACCCCGCACACCCTGATCTCGGACAACGGCCTCCAGTTTGACAGCAAAGCCTTCAGAAGATACTGTAATGAGCTGGGAATTATCAATCGATACTCCATACCGGCTTACCCACAGGGTAATGGACAGGCAGAAGCCATCAATAAAACCATAGTGAATGGGCTGAAAAAGAGGTTAGACGACGCGAAAGGGAGGTGGGTTGAAGAGCTAGCCCATGTCTTGTGGACATACCGCACCACACCTCGCAGGTCCACGGGAGAaacccccttttcaatgacctatggagccgaggcTGTCATCCCACTGGAGATAAACTTCCCAACACTGAGGACTACCGCCTTCAGCCCCATTGCTAATAACAAACTTCTGGAAAAAAGCTTGGACCTCATcaaggaaagaagggaaagtgCAATAGTCCACCTAGCATACTATCAGCAAAAGCTCAAACAGGGTTACGACGCCAAGGTGAAGTCAAGACCATTGGCGCCAGGGGATCTAGTACTGAGGAAGGTCCTGGGCACCACGAGGAACCCTGCATGGGGAAAACTCGGACCAAACTTGGAAGGCCCATACCGTATCACTTCCGTAGCCGGCATAGGAGCCtactttttggaagatttggatgaacatgtAGTGCCAcgtccttggaat TTAATGGTAGAATAG